Part of the Cytophagales bacterium genome is shown below.
AGATTCAAAGAGTTCCTACAAGATATCCAGGATGTGAACATTCGGGAGCAGGGTAAGGTATTGGATGAAACGATTGAAAAATGGCGGGGTAATGAAGAACAAATAGATGATATCCTGGTGATTGGGATAAGGTTTTAATACAGTAGGCAATTGACAATTGACAGTTTGTAAATTTTGGTCTTTATTCTTTTAAAAAAGTATTCCTGTAGTTCTTTATTTATAAATATGTGGAAATCTGTATATTTAGAACCAATTGTGGCAATTTCTACCTGTATTCCAGGATTTACAGCATACTTTTTCATCGCTAATGCTTCATTACTACTTAACTTATTTGAAAAAGAAGTTGGTAAAGAAAATAACTTAGCAGGACGGGTTGTCTTCCAACGATTAACAGGTATGCTCTTCCTGGGAATTATTCCTGCTATGATCGGTTTAACATTACTCTCCAAAACTCCCTTTGACTTCGGGATAAAAGCAGAAAATTCACTACCCACATTATATTGGATTCTCGGTTTATCCGCTATCATAATACCCATCAACCTTGTACATGCCCGAAAACAGGACAACGTAAAGATCTATCCCCAGATCAGAGCTAAAAAATGGACTATAAAACTCATATTGATCAATGTTTTTACCTGGGCAGCTTATTTATTTGCGTATGAATTTTTGTTCAGAGGCTTTTTATTGTTTTCCTGCATGCCAGCTTTAGGTATCTGCCCCGCTATTGCGATCAACACAGCGATTTATTCCCTTGTCCATATTCCCAAAGGTATTAAGG
Proteins encoded:
- a CDS encoding CPBP family intramembrane metalloprotease, producing MWKSVYLEPIVAISTCIPGFTAYFFIANASLLLNLFEKEVGKENNLAGRVVFQRLTGMLFLGIIPAMIGLTLLSKTPFDFGIKAENSLPTLYWILGLSAIIIPINLVHARKQDNVKIYPQIRAKKWTIKLILINVFTWAAYLFAYEFLFRGFLLFSCMPALGICPAIAINTAIYSLVHIPKGIKETLGAIPFGILLCIITFDTGTIWAAFFIHLILAISNDLIAIYANPAMQFKLRK